The bacterium DNA segment AAATTGTCTCCGCAGCGCGTTGAGAGGGGGCCTCAAAGCCACCCTGGAGCGCCATAAGAGCGATCCTCTCTTCAATCGCATCGTCCCGATCAAAAACTACTGGATCAAGTGAATACAATCCGTCCAACTCAACGCCAATACCCCCAACGGGATCACCAAGTTTATAAATTGGGAACCCGCCAGGATCTGCACTGAGCCCAAGCGGCAATGAGCGTGGACCTATCCCTCCAGCAAACGATGGGTTCTGTCCAAGAGTAAGACCTGAAGAAAACTCTGTGGGAATAGTGGTGATATCACTACAGATCAGTTGAGAGAATTGAACTCCGAAAAGAGGACCACCAGGCTGGCTACTCTCACCCGGGTTAAAGTTCTCCTGAATGATCTGACTTGCAGTACGAGTACTAAATGCATTTCCCTGCGAACTTAAATATGCCCCCGTACCAGCCTTAGATATTGCAGCAAGCGTGGCTGGAACCGACACTCCTTCTAGGCCACCAATTGCACCCTTTTGACCATTAATGATCGTTGTTTGTGCAGCTCCGTCCATTTGATAGACAGCGAGCACATTCCCAACCCGATCAACCACTGCCACGGTAGCTGCAACTCCTAAAGACTCCGAAGCAACAATTGCATTGAGAAGAATCTGTTCCACCTCCGAAGCAAGCAAACTTTGGTGTGAACAACTCCCATCACAGTCATAGTTGGCGCTCGCTGAGCCACTATCTGAGCTCTCCTGATTACTCCTCCCATCCCCGCCGCCACCACATCCAAGTATAAGAGTGCATAGAACGAGAGCGATGCTGAAATGAAACTGCCGCATGAAATGCCTCATCCGTCCTCTCTCCCCTCAGTGAAAGAGAACAGAGCGAATTCAGCAAGCTCTCGTCTTTTCTCTTCTGGTAAGACCTTGGATTCATGAAACGAGTGACACAAGACGCACTCAGAAGGAACTTTCCCTCGGACGCCGACATCGCTGTGACAGACTTTACAAGACTCAACCCCTGGAAGGAGTACATCACGAGTACTCTCGGAAGCTCTGACTCCTTCATGACATGATTCACATTTTATTTCTTGGTGTGCCGCATGGGCAAAGTGAGCTTTTGGCATCCAAACATCGGGAATGTTCGGTTTTTGTACAATGAATCGAGCACTGTGCTCTCCATCTCTTGAAAACTGCTCTGATGTCTTTTCCGTAATAGTATGACAGAGATGACATGCCTTCTTTGTAAAGAGCTGCTCCTCTGCACCTCGTGCTGCCACGTCGACCTCGTTATGAACAAATGCTCTCTGTTCAACCGACTTACGACGGACCGCTCCAGGCTTAAAGCGCTCAAAGCCAGGAACAACTCGCTCAGGGCGTTCTCGGATATCAAGAAAAAGTTTTGCATATTCAGCGTACGCAAAATTATAGACTATTTCAGCATCACCATGCGGCACACTGACACCTGGCAAACGTTCATCGAATTCAAGACCATGGCAACTTGAGCAATCCCTCTCGTATGAAATAGGAGAAAACGTTTTTGTATCGGGAGTGAGACGATGACAATCATCGCAACCTAACTGAACTGTTCCGTCAGGGCCCATCAGGCCATCTTGTAGATGGACTGCATGATTTAATTGAATGCGAGCAGGGTCTAGTAATCGAGCTGCGTCATCCAGCGAGACTCGTTGATAGCCATCCTCCGAGTGTATAGTCACTGCAAACTCAGGATGGCTTCTAAAATCTATCACATCTCTTAACTCAGGTACCTCCATATCAGCTTTTGAAATAACCTTGAGGAGATTTTCATGGCATCCTGTACACAACTTTGACTCGGTTACTGTAATTCCTTTCGAGCCATTATGCTCAAAATGGCAACTTGCACACCGCTCTTCAGCATGCGGAGACTGACTCTTTACGAGAGAAACGGCGTGATCGGTCATCTCATGACACGCAAGACATGTTTCATCTTGAACTGGCTTA contains these protein-coding regions:
- a CDS encoding FHA domain-containing protein gives rise to the protein MNLRIVIEFIRGNGQSETTSHEFNKNSIIIGRGGKSDLSWNSDKFSAEHVRLSLRDESLFVEDLQSIGGVRVNGHLIQRQELRSGDTIRFGDVIFTVSNESNTWELSGIRRELLDESLEESADNRVRRLDIRYVFPSIKKVSALVVVFVVLLFFIFPLLDIPSRRGAMVWSSGQVSSAHMMIEHDCQACHAHPFKPVQDETCLACHEMTDHAVSLVKSQSPHAEERCASCHFEHNGSKGITVTESKLCTGCHENLLKVISKADMEVPELRDVIDFRSHPEFAVTIHSEDGYQRVSLDDAARLLDPARIQLNHAVHLQDGLMGPDGTVQLGCDDCHRLTPDTKTFSPISYERDCSSCHGLEFDERLPGVSVPHGDAEIVYNFAYAEYAKLFLDIRERPERVVPGFERFKPGAVRRKSVEQRAFVHNEVDVAARGAEEQLFTKKACHLCHTITEKTSEQFSRDGEHSARFIVQKPNIPDVWMPKAHFAHAAHQEIKCESCHEGVRASESTRDVLLPGVESCKVCHSDVGVRGKVPSECVLCHSFHESKVLPEEKRRELAEFALFSFTEGREDG